The Athene noctua chromosome 11, bAthNoc1.hap1.1, whole genome shotgun sequence genome has a segment encoding these proteins:
- the RPS4X gene encoding small ribosomal subunit protein eS4, X isoform yields MARGPKKHLKRVAAPKHWMLDKLTGVFAPRPSTGPHKLRECLPLIIFLRNRLKYALTGDEVKKICMQRFIKIDGKVRTDITYPAGFMDVISIEKTGEHFRLVYDTKGRFAVHRITPEEAKYKLCKVRKIFVGTKGIPHLVTHDARTIRYPDPLIKVNDTVQIDLETGKITDFIKFDTGNLCMVTGGANLGRIGVITNRERHPGSFDVVHVKDANGNSFATRLSNIFVIGKGNKPWISLPRGKGIRLTIAEERDKRLAAKQSSG; encoded by the exons ATG GCCCGCGGCCCCAAGAAGCACCTGAAGCGTGTGGCTGCGCCCAAGCACTGGATGCTGGACAAGCTGACGGGCGTCTTC GCACCCCGTCCATCGACAGGCCCTCACAAGCTGAGGGAGTGCCTTCCGCTCATCATCTTCCTGCGGAACAGGCTGAAGTATGCCCTGACAGGAGACGAGGTCAAGAAGATCTGCATGCAGCGGTTCATAAAGATAGATGGCAAAGTCCGCACAGACATCACCTACCCTGCAGGCTTCATGG ATGTCATCAGCATCGAGAAGACAGGCGAGCATTTCCGCTTGGTGTACGATACCAAGGGCCGGTTTGCTGTTCACCGCATCACACCTGAAGAGGCCAAG TACAAGCTGTGCAAGGTGAGGAAGATCTTTGTGGGCACCAAAGGAATCCCTCATCTGGTCACCCATGATGCCCGCACCATCCGCTATCCGGACCCCCTCATCAAGGTGAATGATACAGTCCAGATTGACCTGGAGACAGGCAAGATCACAGACTTCATCAAGTTCGACACAG GTAACCTGTGCATGGTGACCGGTGGTGCCAACTTGGGCCGTATTGGGGTGATCACCAACCGGGAGAGACACCCTGGGTCATTTGATGTTGTTCATGTGAAGGATGCCAATGGCAATAGCTTTGCCACCAGGCTCTCCAACATCTTCGTTATTGGCAAA GGCAACAAGCCGTGGATCTCCCTGCCCCGTGGGAAGGGCATCCGTCTCACCATTGCTGAAGAGAGAGACAAGAGACTGGCAGCCAAGCAGAGCAGCGGGTGA